CTCCTACGCGCAGGGCATCGGGCCGACCCTCGACCTGATCCTGCCGCGCGACGCGAACGGCCGCCTCGGCACCGAGACCACCCTGGTCCGCGACGCCCACGCGGAGGGCCTCGTCCTCCACCCGTACACCCAGCGCAACGAGAACTCCTTCCTGCCGGCCGAGTACCGGCGCGGCACCGACCCGACGGCCTACGGCGACGCCTTCGGCGCGCTGAAGCGGTTCTTCGCGACGGGGATCGACGGCCTCTTCTCCGACAACGCCGACACGGCGCTGCTGGCGGCCGCGGAGTTCACGGCGGGCCGCTGACGGGGCGGGGGCCGGGGTCCCCCGTCCGATACGCCGGCGACAGGCGACAGGCGACAGGCGACAGGCGACAGGCGACAGGCGACCGGCGACCGGCGACCGGCGACCGGCTGGCGGGGCCGTCGGCTGCCGGACAGGGGATCCCGCGCCCGCCCCGGAGCCGGTGCGGGCCGGGCTGGGCCCCGGGAGCCGGCATCCCGCCCCGTACCCCCGACCGGGTGGATTCCGCCCGTCCCCGCAACCGCCCCCGCCCCGCCCCGCATCGTGGCGGGCATGACCTCCCCCGAAGCGCTGCTCGCCACGCTCACGCCCCTGCTCGCCGCCGAGTCCCGTGCGGAGGCCCCGGCCGCCGGGGTCGAGGCGGGGGACCTCGAACAGGCCGTCTGGCTCCGCCTCCTGGAGCGGTTCCGGGAGGACGGCGCCCCCGAGCAGCCCGCCGACTGGCTGCGCAGGGCGGTCCGCGCCGAGGCCCGCCGCGCCCGCCGGGACTCGGCGCGGGAGCGGCCCTACCCGGGGGAACCGGCACACGAGGCGCACGGCTCGCCCGAGAGCTCCGCGCTCGTCTCCGAACGCCGCCGCACCGTGCGCGCCGCGGTCCGCCGCACCCCGGGCCAGTGCCCCCGGCTGCTCGCCGCGATGCTCCACCCCGCGGACCCCACCTACCGCGAAATCGCAGGAGCGTTGGGTATCTCACAGGGGAGTCTGGGCCCGATGCGTTCCCGTTGCCTGGGATGCCTGCGCAGAATGCTGGCTGCGGAGGTTCCCGTCCCCGGCGTTCGGGGAAGGGTGCCGTAGACCGACGGCGGACCAGGTGAGCGGGAGGCATGCACACATGGGCATGAGCGTGACCATCTCAGCGGCAGACGCGCAGGACGCGGAGCACATCCTCAAGCTGCAGTACCTCTGCTATCAGCGTGAGGCCGAGATCTACCAGGACTGGTCGATCGAGCCGCTGACCCAGTCGCTCGACGCCCTGCGCGCCGAACTCGACGAGGGCCAGGGCTTCGTGGCCCGCCTCGGCGACGAGATCGTCGCCTCCGTGCGCGGCCGGCTCGACGAGGACGGCACCGTGCGGATCGCCAAGCTCATCGTCCACCCGCGCCTCCAGCGCCACGGCCTGGGCGGCCGGCTCCTGGACGCGATCGAGAGCCACTTCGCCGAGGAGCCGGCCCCCGCGGCCAAGCGCTTCCAGCTCTTCACCGGTCACCGCAGCGAGGGCAACCTGCGCCTCTACCGCAGCAAGGGCTACGCCCAGGTGTCCACCCGCGAGGTGGGCCCGCGCCTCACCCTCGTCACCCTGGAGAAGGCGGCCTAGTCCCCGCCTTCCGGATCATGCCGGTCCCGCGGACCCGAGGCCGTCCCGGCACCGGGTCCGCGGAGTCCCCGGGCGGTCAGACGGCCGCCCGGGACCGCCGCAGCCACCAGACGCCGGTCAGCGGCAGCAGCACCGGGATGAAGATGTAGCCGTAGCCGTAGTCGGACCAGACCGTCGCGTCCGGGAAGGCCGACGGCTCGACCAGCGTCCAGGTCCCCACGGTCAGCACGCCCACGAGCTCGGCGGCGCAGCACACCAGCGCCGCCCTGCGGGCCGTCTCCCCGCCCCGTACCAGCGTGTACGTGATGAACGCGTAGACCACCGCGGCGACCGCCGACAGGGAGTACGCCAGCGGGGCCCGGTCGAACTCGGTGGCGATCTGGTAGATCGAGCGGGAGACCGCGCCCACCGACATCACGCCGTACAGCCAGACCAGCAGCATCCCCGGGCCCGTGACCAGCCGGCCGGTCCTCCGCTTCTCGGTCTCGGTCGCGGTCATGATCAGCCCACCGTCCAGATGTCGTAGAGACGCACTTCGAGCACGGCGAGCACGACCGCGCCGGCCGCCACCGTCGCCGAGCCCCACTTGCTCCGCTCGGTCAGCGACATCAGACCCGCCGCCGGCACCGCGCACAGCGCGCCCAGCAGGTAGGCGATGAAGATCGTCGTGCCCTCCTCGGCCTTCTCGCCGCGGACCAGCTGCACGATCCCGACCACCAGCTGCACCAGGGCGAGCAGGGTCACCACGGCCATGCCGATGAAGTGCCAGTCCTTGGTGGACTGGTTCCGGGTGAAGGCGAAGCCGCACCAGGCGGCGAGGGCGAGCGCGGCCACCGAGACCGCGACCGTCAGGGCGTCAAGCATGCGCCCGAGGGTATTACGGGCCGAATGGCCCGATGCGCTCGCCCCCCCGCCCCCGTAGGGTCGATCTTCATGAAGACGCACGCCGAAGCCCTCCTGTTCGACAACGACGGCACCCTGGTCTCCTCCATGGAGTCCGTCGCCCGCTGCTGGATCCGGTGGGCGGGGGAGTACGGGCTGACCGCCGAGGACTTCGCCCGGGTCCCGCTGCACGGCCGCCCGGCCGCCGAGATCGTCGCCGACCTGCTGCCCGCCGAGCGGGTCGCCGAGGCCCTCGCCCGGATCGAGGACCTGGAGCTGGCGGACGTGGAGAACGGCGCCGGGGGCGACGGCGGAGTCGCCCTGCTGCCCGGCGCCGCGGAGCTGCTCGCCGCCCTGCCCGCCGGCCGCTGGGCCGTGGTCACCTCGGCCACCCGCCGGCTCGGCGAGGCCCGGCTGCGCGCCGCCGGCATCGAGGCGCCCCTGCTGATCGCCGCCGACGACATCACCCGCGGCAAGCCCGACCCGGAGCCCTTCCTGCTCGCAGCCGCGAAGCTGGGCGTCGACCCGGCCCGCTGCGTCGTCTTCGAGGACGCCCCCGCCGGACTGGAGGCCGGCCGTGCCGCGGGCATGCGGACCGTGGCCTTGGCCACAACCCACGCCCGCGAACAGCTCGCCGCGGACGTCGTGGTGACCGATCTGTCCGAGGTATCGGCGCAGGCCACGGAGGGCGGGGTGGAGATCGTCGCCGGGCGTTGAACCGGCGCCGGGCTGTCCGCATGGCGTCTCACCGATGTCCGCTATGCGGACGGCCCCCTTTCGTTCGCACGTTTGCATGCTTTACTTGCAGACATGACCACGACGAGCAGCCGCACCCTTGCGACCGAGGCGATCACGACGCCCGGTGCTCGTTGTATGTGTCGAATGTGCGCCATCTGAGGGCCCCCGACCGAGACTCGCGCCCCGAAGCGAGCCCCGACGGCCAGCCGTTCCGTACGCCTCCCGGCGCGGACCGTGCCGCCCCGCGCACATGCGCTGCCTCCCGGCCACCAGCCGCGACAGCGACCGCCTGCGCCTGACTGTCCGAACGACGTATGCCCCGTGCACGGCGGACCCCGCGCCGCGCACTCGACAGTGACGGAAACCCCTGTGATCACCACTTCGGGCCTGACCAAGGTCTACGAGTCGAGAGGCCGCCAGGTCACCGCCCTGGACGGCGTCGACCTCCACGTCCGTGAGGGCGAGGTCTTCGGCGTGATCGGCCAGAGCGGCGCCGGCAAGTCCTCCCTCATCCGCTGCGTCAACCTCCTGGAGCGCCCCACCTCCGGCACCGTGACCGTGGACGGCGTCGACCTGACCGCCCTCGCCGGCCGCGGCCGGCGGGCGGGCAAGGACCTGCGCCGGGCCCGCAGCAGCATCGGCATGGTCTTCCAGCACTTCAACCTGCTGTCCTCCCGCACCGTCAAGGACAACATCGAGCTCCCGCTGGAGATCCTGGGCGTCTCGGGCGCCGAGCGCTCCCGCCGCGCCCTCGAACTCCTCGACCTGGTCGGCCTGGCCGACAAGGCGAAGTCCTACCCGGGCCAGCTCTCCGGCGGCCAGAAGCAGCGCGTCGGCATCGCCCGCGCCCTGGCCGGCGAGCCCAAGGTCCTGCTCTCCGACGAGGCCACCAGCGCCCTCGACCCGGAGACCACCCGCTCCATCCTCCAGCTGCTCCGCGACCTCAACCGGCAGCTCGGCCTCACCGTCCTGCTCATCACGCACGAGATGGACGTCGTCAAGACGATCTGCGACTCGGCCGCGCTGATGCAGAAGGGCCGGATCGTCGAGTCCGGCACCGTCGGCGAACTGCTCGCGACCCCCGGCTCCCAGCTGGCCGCCGAGCTGTTCCCGGTCAGCGGCGCCGCCACCGCCCCCGACCGCACGGTCGTGGACGTGACCTTCCACGGCGAGACCGCCACCCAGCCGGTCATCTCGCAGCTCTCCCGTACGTACAACATCGACATCTCGATCCTCGGCGCGGCGATGGACACCGTCGGCGGCCGGCAGATCGGCCGGATGCGGATCGAACTGCCCGGACGCTACGAGGACAACGTCGTCCCGGTCGGCTTCCTGCGCGAGCAGGGCCTCCAGGTCGAACCCGTCGACCACGCCGACGGCGACGCAGAACCGCAGGCCCGGCCCGTGCCCGCCCAGGCGCCCGCGCTGGTGAAGGAAGGTGCCAAGTGACCTGGTCCGAAATGCAGCCGCTGCTCCAGCAGGGCACCGTCGACACCCTCTACATGGTCCTGTGGGCCACCGTCGTCACCATCCTCGGCGGCCTCCCGCTCGGCATCCTCCTCGTCCTCACCGACAAGGGCGGACTGCTGCAGAACCGACCGGTGAACAAGGTCGTCGGTGCGATCGTGAACGTGGGCCGCTCGCTGCCCTTCATCATCCTGCTGATCGCCCTGATCCCCTTCACCACCTTCGTCGTGGGCACCTTCATCGGCCCGACCGCGATGATCGTCCCGCTCGCCATCGGCGCCATCCCCTTCTTCGCCCGGCTCGTCGAGACCGCGATCCGCGAGGTCGACCACGGACTCGTCGAGGCCGTCCAGTCCATGGGCGGCGGCATCCCGACCATCGTCCGCAAGGTCCTGCTCCCGCAGGCCCTGCCCTCCCTGGTCTCCGGCGTCACCACCACCGTCATCGTGCTCATCGGCTACTCCGCGATGGCCGGCGCGGTCGGCGGCGAGGGACTCGGCTCCAAGGCCGTCACGTACGGGTACCAGCGCTTCGACACCACGTTCATGCTGGTCACCGTCGTCGTCCTGGTCGCGATCGTCACCGTCGTCCAGCTCATCGGAGACGGCGTCGTCCGCCTCCTCGCCCGCCGCGGCCGCACCGCGTAACCCGGCCGGGCCCACCCCGACTTCGTCACCCCGAAGAAAAAGCCAGGACTCGTTGTCCAGGCGTCCACCGCTCCACCGGAAAGAGGCACTCTTCGTGCGCACCAACATCAAGCTCACCGCGGGCATCGCCGCCACCGCCGCTCTCGCCCTGGGCCTCACCGCCTGCGGTACGTCCTCCGACCCGTCGTCCTCCACCAAGGACGCCGCCGGATCCGCGGACAAGCCGCTCGTCGTCGCCGCGTCCCCGACGCCGCACGCCGACATCCTGAACTTCGTCAAGGACAAGCTCGCCGCCAAGGAGGGCCTGAAGCTGGAGGTGAAGGAGTTCACGGACTACGTCCTGCCGAACACCGCCACCGAGTCCGGCCAGGTCGACGCCAACTTCTTCCAGCACAAGCCGTACCTCGACGACTTCAACAAGAAGAACAACACCCACATCGTCCCGGTGGTCAACGTCCACCTGGAGCCGCTCGGCCTCTACTCCAAGAGCGTCAAGTCGCTGAAGGACATCAAGGCCGGCCAGACCATCGCCGTCCCCAACGACACCACCAACGAGGGCCGCGCCCTCCACCTGCTCGCCGACAACGGGCTCATCACCCTCAAGGCGGGCGTCGGCACCGACGCCAAGCTCTCCGACATCACCGACAAGAAGGGCCTGGAGTTCAAGGAGCTGGAGGCCGCCACCGTGCCCCGCGCCCTGAACGACGTCGACGCCGCCGTCATCAACGGCAACTACGCCATCGAGGCCAAGCTGGAGCCCGCCAAGGACTCCCTCGCCCTGGAGAAGGCGGAGGGCAACCCCTACGCCAACTTCCTCGCCGTCAAGGAGGGCAACGAGAAGGACGCCCGCGTGCAGAAGCTCGCCAAGCTCCTCAACTCGCCCGAGGTGAAGAAGTACATCGAGGACACCTACAAGGGCTCGGTCATCCCGGCCTTCGGTGCCGCCAAGTAACGACCCGTCAGGCGAGGGCCCGTCAGAAGGCCCCCGTAGTACGGTCGTCCAGCAGAAGGCCCCGCACGCCCCGTCCGGCGCGCGGGGCCTTCGGCTCACCCGCGCATGCGCGGCGGCAGCCCCATGCTGCATGCTGTGCGTTCACGGTCTTCACGTATGGAGCTGCAGATGACTACCACCTTCCCGTCCCTCTCCATCAACACGGACCGGTTGGTGCTGCGCCCGTACGAAGAGGCCGACATCCCCGCCTTCGTCGAGATGATGAACGACGAACTGGTGGTCGCCTGGACCTCCGTCCCGCACCCCTACACCCGCGCCGACGCCGAGGACTGGGTGCGCAGGATCGCTCCTGCGGAACGCTCCGAAGGCCGCGGCGTGGTCTTCGCCGTCACCGAGTTCCTCACCCAGCGGCTCGTCGGCACCGTCCACCTCCGCAACACCGACTGGCGCACCCGCTCCATCGAGGTCGCCTACGTGACCGCCCCCTGGGCCCGAGGCGAGGGATACGCCACCGAGTCCGTCCTCGCCGTCGCCCAGTGGCTCTTCGGCGACCGCGCCTTCGAGCGCATGGAACTGCGCACCGCCGCCGACAACACCGCCTCCCAGCAGGTCGCCCAGAAGATCGGCTGCATCAGCGAGGGCGTCCTGCGCAACGCGTGGATAGCGCGCAGCCAGACCGAGAGCGGCGACTGGACCGACGTCCGCACCGACCTCATCGTCTGGAGCCTCCTCCCCGAGGACCTGGACAGCGCCGACCAGCTCGCCGAGGCCGGCTACTCCGGCTACGCGGACTGGAGCTGACCGGGACCCGCCCCGGTAGGCTCGTTCCGCCCCCGACCCGCACCCACCTCCAGGGAGACAGAGACAGATGGCCGACCGGGTCACGGTGATCGGCTGGGACGGTTCGCCCCTCACCGCGGCGGCCCGTTCCGCGCTGGCCGCCGCCACCCTCGTCGCCGGCGCCGCGCACCACCTCGCCCTCCCCGAAGTGCCGCCGAACGCCGAACGCATCCGCCTCGGCAGCGTCGACCTCGCCGCCCGCCGGATCGCCGGCCACCGCGGCACCGCCGTCGTCCTCGCCGACGGCGACCCCGGCTTCTTCGGCGTCGTGCGCACCCTGCGCGCCCCCGAGCACGGCCTCGAGGTCGAGGTCGTCCCCGCGGTCTCCTCCGTCGCCGCCGCCTTCGCCCGGGCCGGCATGCCCTGGGACGACGCCAGGATCGTCGTCGCCCACCAGCGCACCCTGCGCCGTGCCGTCAACGTCTGCCGCGCCCACCCCAAGGTCGCCGTCCTCACCTCGCCCGGCGCGGGCCCCGCCGAACTCGCCCTGCTGCTCGACGGCGTGCACCGCACCTTCGTCATCTGCGAGGAGCTCGGCACCGCGCGCGAACAGGTCACCGTCCTCACCTCCGACAAGGCCGCCGACCACGTCTGGCGCGACCCCAACGTCGTCATCGCCATCGGCGGCACCCCCGCCCCCGGCCGCGCCGGAGCCTGGCTCATGGGCGACGACACCCCCGCCGTACGGGGCTGGGGGCTGCCCACCGAGGAGACCGGCGGCCGCACCGGCCAGGACCCCGCCCTGCGCGCCGCGCACCTCGCCCGCCTCGGCCCGCGCGTCGGCGACCTCGTCTGGGACATCGGCTGTGCCGACGGCGCCTTCGCGGTCGAGGCCGCCCGCTTCGGCGCCGCCGTCATCGCCGTCGACGCGGACCCGGAGGCCTGCGCCCGCACCGAGGCCGCCGCCCGCCGCGCCGGCGTCCTGCTCCAGGCCGTCCCCGGCCGCGCCCCGCACGTGCTGGAGCGCCTGCCCGAACCCGACGTCGTCCGCATCGGCGGCGGGGGAGTCCCCGTCGTCACCGCCTGCACCGACCGCAGGCCCGAGCGGATCGTCGCCCACGCCTCCACCCGCGACGAGGCCGAGGCGATCGGCGCCGCCCTCGCCGACGGCGGCTACACCGTGGAGAGCCGTCTGCTGCAGACCGTCGGCCTCGACCCGGCCGACTGGACCGAGCGCGAGCGGACCGTCGCCTTCCTCCTCTGCGGCACCCGGACCCACCGCTCCCCGTGATCGCGGGGCCTGCCGGGGAAGGTAGGCTGGCCGATTGTTGTACCGCACCGGGATGTTCGGCGTTTTGTTCGCCAATGCCCCGAACCGGGGGCCGCTTTGGGCCCCTGATGTGGTACGGAGCCGTGGGGGGCCGCGCGACGTGGCGCAGTCCACAGCGAACCGTGTCGGATCCGCCTGTCAGGATGGCCGAGGGCCGGGACAATGCAGGGGTGACCGCGCGTCCTTCGTGCCGCGCGGCGCGCATGCTCGTTCTTGTTTGACGGGCGAAGGTCTGAAGGAGCACAACCGATGGGCGAGGGGTACGCAGCATGACGGACACCGGCCAGATCCCGGGCGAGGGGCTGCCGGAGAACGCAGGCATGGTCGAGCAGCCGGGCATCCCCGCCCCGGGCGCGTACACCTTCCTGGACCCCTCCGAGCACGCAGCCGAGGACGACGACCTGCTTCTGATGCCGGGCGCCCAGGGCGCCTGGAGCGAGCTCCAGCCGGGCGTCCAGCCCGCGCCGCCCGTCGCCGTGCCCGCCCCGATGCCGCAGGCCGAGCCGCTCGTCGACCCGCTGACGGCCCCGCTGGACCAGGTGACCTCGACCCCGCCGCAGGGCGTGCCGCTGCCGCCGCACACCCCGGCCCACGGCGTCCCGCTGGAGCCCGAGTACGGATACGAGCCGGGCGTCCTCGACACCGGCGCCCACGAGGCCGCGGGCCGCGACACCGGCTCCGTCGACCTCGGCGGCGTCCGCGTGCCGCCGCCGGCCACCGCCCCGACCCCGCCGCCGTCCCGCCGCCCGCTGCACATGGGCCCGCCGGTCCCCGAGGGCACCGGCCCCGCGGTCCGCTCCCTCGCCGACCGCGGCCCCGCCGCCCCGGCCCCGCAGCCCGTGCCGGCCCCGGTCGCCGCGACGGCGCCCGCGCCGATGCCGGTCCGCACCCCGGGCCCGCCGACGGCCGGCCTGGAGTACCTGGACGTCGCGCAGGACCAGCAGACCGCCCCGCAGGGCGCCGTGCCGTGGACCGCGCAGCCCGAGGTCCCCCTCGCAGAAACGGTCGTCCCTCCGGTCGCCCAGTTCGTCCCGGTCGAGGGCTCCGTCCCGACCGCCCCGCACCTGGCCCCGACCCCCCAGGCCGAGCCGGAGCCCCTGGCGCCCGCCGAGGAGCCGACCCCGGAGGAGCCCGCGACGGCCGAGGCCCCCGCGGAGCAGCCCGCCCCGGTGGAGCAGCCCGCCCCGGAGCAGCCGGTCGTCGAGGCCCCCGCCGCGCCCCCCGTGGCCGAGGCCCCCGCGGTCGAGCAGCCCGTGGCCGAGCAGACCCCGGCCGAGCAGCCGCTCTCCCCGGAGCCCGCCGTCGAGCAGCCGGTCGCCGAGCAGCCCGTGGCCGTACAGGAGCCGGTGGCCGAGGAGCCCGTACCGGTCCAGCAGCCGGTGGCCGAGGAGCCCGTAGCGGTTCAGCAGCCGGTGATCGAGGAGCCCGTGGCGGAAGCTCCGGCGGAGGCCGTGGTCCCCGCCCCGCGCGAGCCGGAGCCGCAGCCCGTCGAGCCCCCGCAGGCCCCGGTCGAGGCGCTCGTCGAGCAGCCCGCGGCGGCGGCGCCCGCGACCGAGCCGGCCCCCGTCGAGGTGACGGCCGAGGAGATCCCGGTCGTGGCCGAGGGGACCCCGGCGGTGGCCGAGGAGGCCCCGGCCACGGTCGAGGAGCTCCCGGCGGCGGTCGAGGAGTCCCCGGCCCCGCAGCCGGAGACGGCCGTGGCGGCACCCGTGGAGCAGCCGCAGGCCCCCACGGAGGCCGAGCCCGAGACCCAGCCGACGGCAGCGCCGGAGCCGACCGAGGCAGTCGCTCCGGCCGAGACGGCCGAGACGGCCGAGGCCGTCGAGGTCATCGTTCAGGCCGATGTGCCCGAGGCCCCCGAGGCGCCGGTCCAGGAGGGCGCTCCCGCCCCCGGCTACGACGAGGCGGAGCGCGAGGCGGTCCTCCGCGTCATGCGCGAGCGCCGCGACATCCGCAACGGCTTCCGTTCGGACCCGATCCCGCACGAGGTGCTGCTCCGCGTCCTGGAGGCGGCCCACACGGCGCCCAGCGTCGGCCACTCGCAGCCCTGGGACTTCGTCGTCATCCGCAGCGCCGAGACGCGCCGCACGATGCACGAGCTCGCCGCACACCAGCGCGAGGCGTACGCGAAGTCCCTCCCCAAGGGCCGGGCGAAGCAGTTCAAGGAACTGAAGATCGAGGCGATCCTCGACACTCCGGTGAACATCGTGGTGACGGCGGACCCCACGCGGGGCGGCCGGCACACTCTCGGCCGCTACACGCAGCCGCAGATGGCCCCGTACTCCTCGGCCCTCGCCGTGGAGAACCTGTGGCTCGCCGCCCGTGCCGAGGGCCTCGGCGTCGGCTGGGTCAGCTTCTTCGACGAGCGCGAGATGGTCCGCGCCCTCGGCCTGCCCGAGCACCTCGAAGTGGTCGCGTACCTCTGCGTCGGCTACGTCGACGAGTTCCCGGAGGAGCCGGAGCTGATGCAGGCGGGCTGGTCCAAGCGCCGCCCGCTGTCGTGGGTCGTCCACGAGGAGACGTACGGCCGCCGCGCGCTGCCCGGCGAGGAGCCGCACGACCTGCTCCAGGAGACGGTCGCGAACATCCGCCCGCTCGACGCCAAGGCGCTCGGCGAGGCGTGGGAGCGCCAGAAGCGCATGACCAAGCCCGCCGGGGCCCTGGGCATGCTGGAGATCATCTCGGCGCAGCTCTCGGGCCTCTCCCGCACCTGCCCGCCGCCGATCCCGGAGCCGGCCGCCGTCGCGATCTTCGCCGGCGACCACGGGGTCCACGCGCAGGGCGTCACGGCCTGGCCCCAGGAGGTGACCGGCCAGATGGTCGCGAACTTCCTCGGCGGCGGCGCGGTCTGCAACGCCTTCGCGAACCAGGTGGGCGCCGAGGTCTGCGTGATCGACGTGGGCGTCGCGAGCGAGCTCCCCTCGACCCCGGGCCTGCTGCCCCGCAAGGTCCGCCCGGGCACGGCCGACTTCACCATCGGCCAGGCGATGACCCACGAGGAGGCCATCGCCGCGATCGAGGTGGGCATCGAGACGGCCCGCGACCTCGTGGCGGCGGGCAACAAGGCCCTGCTCACGGGTGAGATGGGCATCGCGAACACCACGGCGTCCGCCGCCCTCATCTCGGTGTACACCGGCGTGGACCCGACCGAGGTCACCGGCCGTGGCACGGGCATCAACGACGAGATGCACGCCCGCAAGGTGGACGTGGTGCGCCGCGCCCTCGACCTGCACAAGCCGGACCCGGCGGACCCGATCGGCGTCCTGGCGGCGGTCGGCGGCCTGGAGCACGCGGCGCTGGTCGGCCTGATCCTGGGCGCGGCCTCGCTCCGTACCCCGG
The DNA window shown above is from Streptomyces showdoensis and carries:
- a CDS encoding GNAT family N-acetyltransferase, whose product is MGMSVTISAADAQDAEHILKLQYLCYQREAEIYQDWSIEPLTQSLDALRAELDEGQGFVARLGDEIVASVRGRLDEDGTVRIAKLIVHPRLQRHGLGGRLLDAIESHFAEEPAPAAKRFQLFTGHRSEGNLRLYRSKGYAQVSTREVGPRLTLVTLEKAA
- a CDS encoding HAD-IA family hydrolase yields the protein MKTHAEALLFDNDGTLVSSMESVARCWIRWAGEYGLTAEDFARVPLHGRPAAEIVADLLPAERVAEALARIEDLELADVENGAGGDGGVALLPGAAELLAALPAGRWAVVTSATRRLGEARLRAAGIEAPLLIAADDITRGKPDPEPFLLAAAKLGVDPARCVVFEDAPAGLEAGRAAGMRTVALATTHAREQLAADVVVTDLSEVSAQATEGGVEIVAGR
- a CDS encoding methionine ABC transporter ATP-binding protein; its protein translation is MITTSGLTKVYESRGRQVTALDGVDLHVREGEVFGVIGQSGAGKSSLIRCVNLLERPTSGTVTVDGVDLTALAGRGRRAGKDLRRARSSIGMVFQHFNLLSSRTVKDNIELPLEILGVSGAERSRRALELLDLVGLADKAKSYPGQLSGGQKQRVGIARALAGEPKVLLSDEATSALDPETTRSILQLLRDLNRQLGLTVLLITHEMDVVKTICDSAALMQKGRIVESGTVGELLATPGSQLAAELFPVSGAATAPDRTVVDVTFHGETATQPVISQLSRTYNIDISILGAAMDTVGGRQIGRMRIELPGRYEDNVVPVGFLREQGLQVEPVDHADGDAEPQARPVPAQAPALVKEGAK
- a CDS encoding methionine ABC transporter permease gives rise to the protein MTWSEMQPLLQQGTVDTLYMVLWATVVTILGGLPLGILLVLTDKGGLLQNRPVNKVVGAIVNVGRSLPFIILLIALIPFTTFVVGTFIGPTAMIVPLAIGAIPFFARLVETAIREVDHGLVEAVQSMGGGIPTIVRKVLLPQALPSLVSGVTTTVIVLIGYSAMAGAVGGEGLGSKAVTYGYQRFDTTFMLVTVVVLVAIVTVVQLIGDGVVRLLARRGRTA
- a CDS encoding MetQ/NlpA family ABC transporter substrate-binding protein, producing MRTNIKLTAGIAATAALALGLTACGTSSDPSSSTKDAAGSADKPLVVAASPTPHADILNFVKDKLAAKEGLKLEVKEFTDYVLPNTATESGQVDANFFQHKPYLDDFNKKNNTHIVPVVNVHLEPLGLYSKSVKSLKDIKAGQTIAVPNDTTNEGRALHLLADNGLITLKAGVGTDAKLSDITDKKGLEFKELEAATVPRALNDVDAAVINGNYAIEAKLEPAKDSLALEKAEGNPYANFLAVKEGNEKDARVQKLAKLLNSPEVKKYIEDTYKGSVIPAFGAAK
- a CDS encoding GNAT family N-acetyltransferase, with product MELQMTTTFPSLSINTDRLVLRPYEEADIPAFVEMMNDELVVAWTSVPHPYTRADAEDWVRRIAPAERSEGRGVVFAVTEFLTQRLVGTVHLRNTDWRTRSIEVAYVTAPWARGEGYATESVLAVAQWLFGDRAFERMELRTAADNTASQQVAQKIGCISEGVLRNAWIARSQTESGDWTDVRTDLIVWSLLPEDLDSADQLAEAGYSGYADWS
- the cbiE gene encoding precorrin-6y C5,15-methyltransferase (decarboxylating) subunit CbiE, which produces MADRVTVIGWDGSPLTAAARSALAAATLVAGAAHHLALPEVPPNAERIRLGSVDLAARRIAGHRGTAVVLADGDPGFFGVVRTLRAPEHGLEVEVVPAVSSVAAAFARAGMPWDDARIVVAHQRTLRRAVNVCRAHPKVAVLTSPGAGPAELALLLDGVHRTFVICEELGTAREQVTVLTSDKAADHVWRDPNVVIAIGGTPAPGRAGAWLMGDDTPAVRGWGLPTEETGGRTGQDPALRAAHLARLGPRVGDLVWDIGCADGAFAVEAARFGAAVIAVDADPEACARTEAAARRAGVLLQAVPGRAPHVLERLPEPDVVRIGGGGVPVVTACTDRRPERIVAHASTRDEAEAIGAALADGGYTVESRLLQTVGLDPADWTERERTVAFLLCGTRTHRSP
- the cobT gene encoding nicotinate-nucleotide--dimethylbenzimidazole phosphoribosyltransferase — encoded protein: MTDTGQIPGEGLPENAGMVEQPGIPAPGAYTFLDPSEHAAEDDDLLLMPGAQGAWSELQPGVQPAPPVAVPAPMPQAEPLVDPLTAPLDQVTSTPPQGVPLPPHTPAHGVPLEPEYGYEPGVLDTGAHEAAGRDTGSVDLGGVRVPPPATAPTPPPSRRPLHMGPPVPEGTGPAVRSLADRGPAAPAPQPVPAPVAATAPAPMPVRTPGPPTAGLEYLDVAQDQQTAPQGAVPWTAQPEVPLAETVVPPVAQFVPVEGSVPTAPHLAPTPQAEPEPLAPAEEPTPEEPATAEAPAEQPAPVEQPAPEQPVVEAPAAPPVAEAPAVEQPVAEQTPAEQPLSPEPAVEQPVAEQPVAVQEPVAEEPVPVQQPVAEEPVAVQQPVIEEPVAEAPAEAVVPAPREPEPQPVEPPQAPVEALVEQPAAAAPATEPAPVEVTAEEIPVVAEGTPAVAEEAPATVEELPAAVEESPAPQPETAVAAPVEQPQAPTEAEPETQPTAAPEPTEAVAPAETAETAEAVEVIVQADVPEAPEAPVQEGAPAPGYDEAEREAVLRVMRERRDIRNGFRSDPIPHEVLLRVLEAAHTAPSVGHSQPWDFVVIRSAETRRTMHELAAHQREAYAKSLPKGRAKQFKELKIEAILDTPVNIVVTADPTRGGRHTLGRYTQPQMAPYSSALAVENLWLAARAEGLGVGWVSFFDEREMVRALGLPEHLEVVAYLCVGYVDEFPEEPELMQAGWSKRRPLSWVVHEETYGRRALPGEEPHDLLQETVANIRPLDAKALGEAWERQKRMTKPAGALGMLEIISAQLSGLSRTCPPPIPEPAAVAIFAGDHGVHAQGVTAWPQEVTGQMVANFLGGGAVCNAFANQVGAEVCVIDVGVASELPSTPGLLPRKVRPGTADFTIGQAMTHEEAIAAIEVGIETARDLVAAGNKALLTGEMGIANTTASAALISVYTGVDPTEVTGRGTGINDEMHARKVDVVRRALDLHKPDPADPIGVLAAVGGLEHAALVGLILGAASLRTPVILDGVSTGAAALVARAIAPESLAACIAGHRSAEPGHVAALNKLGLRPLVDLDLRLGEGTGALLALPLVQSAARAMHEVATFDSAGVTEK